A window of Xylophilus sp. GW821-FHT01B05 contains these coding sequences:
- a CDS encoding AAA family ATPase, protein MIAYSRSALAKELVVALQGRSVFGDAHNGLFLAAPRRTGKTTFLRGDLRPALEQAGIVVVYVDLWADTARDPGALIAEAIGRALQPHLGVVAQAARKAGLEKVSLAGWLQIDTSKIGKVDGLTLTDALRALYESAGKPVALIIDEAQHALTSEAGENAMSALKSARDQMNQPGEVHLMLVMSGSDRDKLLRLVNTNGSPFYGSQIQRMPPLGADFIAHIAHLVEAQRPDLRPVDTAALQTAFEGFGNRPQFFMEALGQVLSPLADLQERFEPAMLHAAQQRQRDDEAQMESDYLGLKPAEQAMLWRMLEQGPRFRPYDADALKFYREKAGIVVSVAQAQKALEALRQRMPALVWKSARGEYAVEDAAMHRWFEARREAGTWPPVPSQV, encoded by the coding sequence ATGATCGCCTACTCGCGTTCCGCATTGGCCAAAGAACTGGTGGTGGCCTTGCAGGGCAGGTCGGTGTTTGGCGATGCCCACAACGGCCTGTTCCTGGCCGCGCCGCGCCGCACCGGCAAAACCACCTTCCTGCGCGGTGATTTGCGTCCCGCGCTGGAGCAGGCGGGCATCGTTGTGGTGTACGTCGATCTGTGGGCCGATACCGCTCGCGACCCTGGCGCCCTCATCGCCGAAGCCATTGGGCGCGCGTTGCAGCCGCACCTGGGCGTCGTGGCCCAGGCGGCGCGCAAGGCCGGGCTGGAGAAGGTCAGCCTGGCCGGCTGGCTGCAGATCGACACCAGCAAGATCGGCAAGGTGGATGGCCTGACGCTGACCGACGCCTTGCGCGCCCTGTACGAATCCGCGGGCAAGCCGGTGGCGCTGATCATTGACGAAGCCCAGCACGCCCTCACCAGCGAGGCCGGCGAGAACGCCATGTCGGCCCTCAAATCGGCCCGCGACCAGATGAACCAGCCCGGCGAGGTGCACCTGATGCTGGTGATGTCGGGCTCTGACCGCGACAAGCTGCTGCGCCTGGTCAACACCAACGGGTCGCCCTTCTACGGCTCCCAGATCCAGCGCATGCCGCCCCTGGGTGCTGATTTCATCGCCCACATCGCCCACCTGGTCGAGGCCCAGCGGCCCGACCTTCGACCGGTGGATACCGCCGCCCTGCAGACGGCCTTTGAAGGCTTTGGCAACCGCCCGCAGTTCTTCATGGAGGCCTTGGGCCAGGTGTTGAGCCCGCTGGCAGACCTGCAGGAGCGCTTCGAGCCCGCCATGCTGCATGCCGCGCAACAGCGCCAGCGCGACGACGAAGCGCAGATGGAATCCGACTACCTGGGCTTGAAACCCGCCGAGCAGGCCATGCTGTGGCGCATGCTGGAGCAGGGGCCGCGCTTTCGTCCGTACGACGCCGATGCACTCAAGTTCTATCGCGAAAAGGCAGGCATCGTGGTGAGCGTGGCCCAGGCGCAGAAGGCGCTGGAAGCCCTGCGCCAGCGCATGCCGGCCCTGGTGTGGAAATCAGCGCGCGGCGAATACGCGGTCGAGGATGCTGCGATGCACAGGTGGTTCGAGGCGCGCAGGGAGGCGGGAACATGGCCGCCGGTGCCGTCCCAGGTTTGA
- a CDS encoding glutathione S-transferase has protein sequence MLNIWGRTSSINVRKVVWCAQELGIDFQRTEAGGKFGVVQTPEYLALNPNAMVPAIDDGEGAERVTLWESNVIVRYLCAKHSPGQLYPGELPARFDAERWMDWQQTTLNRASRDAFIQWVRTPPSQRQPALIDASVHDSEALFAMLDAHLAKRAYIGGERFTMADIPLGCEAHRWFGLPAVEYHRPTWPNLERWYANLLSRPAARGVLDLALE, from the coding sequence ATGCTCAATATCTGGGGCCGCACCAGCTCGATCAACGTCCGCAAGGTAGTGTGGTGCGCGCAAGAACTGGGCATTGACTTCCAGCGCACCGAGGCCGGTGGAAAATTTGGCGTGGTGCAAACGCCCGAATACCTCGCGCTCAACCCGAACGCGATGGTGCCCGCCATCGACGACGGCGAAGGCGCCGAGCGCGTGACGCTGTGGGAATCGAACGTGATCGTGCGCTACCTCTGCGCCAAGCATTCGCCAGGCCAGCTCTACCCAGGCGAGCTGCCCGCGCGCTTCGATGCCGAGCGCTGGATGGACTGGCAGCAGACCACGCTCAACCGCGCCAGCCGCGACGCCTTCATCCAGTGGGTGCGCACACCGCCATCGCAGCGCCAGCCGGCGCTGATCGACGCCTCTGTGCACGACAGCGAGGCGCTGTTCGCCATGCTCGACGCGCACCTCGCAAAGCGTGCCTACATCGGTGGCGAGCGCTTCACCATGGCCGACATCCCGCTGGGCTGCGAAGCGCACCGCTGGTTCGGCCTGCCGGCGGTCGAGTACCACCGGCCGACCTGGCCAAACCTGGAACGCTGGTACGCCAACCTGCTTTCCCGCCCAGCCGCACGCGGCGTGCTTGATCTGGCATTGGAATGA
- a CDS encoding PLP-dependent aminotransferase family protein produces MLTRTPTQTLTEQLADRFAERVRAGLLVPGARLPSVRECARQQGVSPHTVVAAYDLLLAQGLVEARRQRGFFVRDFLPNRPQAKDATGHEAIKKGAKARAAQAGPLRNAPLQATALIRGMFHSPSGRAQPGSGVMPPDWLDLPALQAAVRKVTASTAWARSSLEYGEPLGDSGLREVLSQRLSQIGIEAAPAQIITTVGATHALDIVSRTLLKAGDPVMVEEPGWSVEFARLDALGMRVLPVPRGAAGPDLEVMARYCQTHAPRLFVSVSVFHNPTSYCLAPGSAHRLLELAQKHDFHIVEDDTYSHIAPEHATRVTTLDGLRRTIYVGGFAKILAPNWRVGFLAAPPDLVERLLDTKMLATLTTPSLLEKALAICIEQGQLRRHAERVRARLELARSRSVKLAQAAGCSFVAEPMGVFGWVDTGVDTDVLAQRMLDDGWLLAPGALFNATRQPSTLMRINFANTQDATFWRAFERMRDAMRG; encoded by the coding sequence ATGCTGACCCGAACCCCCACGCAAACCCTGACCGAACAACTCGCCGACCGCTTTGCCGAGCGCGTGCGGGCCGGCTTGCTGGTGCCCGGCGCGCGCCTGCCCTCGGTGCGCGAATGCGCGCGCCAGCAGGGCGTGAGCCCGCACACCGTGGTGGCGGCCTACGACCTGCTGCTGGCCCAGGGGCTGGTGGAGGCGCGGCGGCAGCGCGGTTTCTTTGTCCGGGATTTTTTGCCAAATAGGCCTCAAGCCAAGGATGCGACTGGGCATGAAGCTATAAAAAAAGGAGCGAAAGCGCGTGCGGCGCAGGCCGGCCCGCTGCGCAACGCGCCGCTGCAGGCCACGGCGCTGATCCGCGGCATGTTCCATTCGCCCTCGGGCCGCGCCCAGCCGGGCTCGGGCGTGATGCCGCCCGACTGGCTGGATCTGCCCGCGCTGCAGGCCGCCGTGCGCAAGGTCACCGCCAGTACCGCCTGGGCGCGCAGCTCGCTGGAATACGGCGAGCCGCTGGGCGACAGCGGCCTGCGCGAGGTGCTGTCGCAGCGCCTGTCGCAGATCGGCATCGAGGCCGCACCAGCACAGATCATCACCACCGTGGGCGCCACGCATGCGCTGGACATCGTCAGCCGCACCCTGCTGAAGGCCGGCGACCCGGTGATGGTGGAGGAGCCCGGCTGGTCGGTGGAATTTGCCCGGCTCGACGCCTTGGGCATGCGCGTGCTGCCGGTGCCGCGCGGCGCCGCCGGGCCGGACCTGGAGGTGATGGCGCGCTACTGCCAGACGCATGCGCCGCGGCTCTTCGTCAGCGTCAGCGTGTTCCACAACCCGACCAGCTACTGCCTTGCGCCCGGCAGCGCGCACCGGCTGCTGGAGCTGGCGCAGAAGCACGACTTTCACATCGTCGAAGACGACACCTACAGCCACATCGCGCCCGAGCACGCCACCCGCGTCACCACGCTCGACGGCCTGCGCCGCACCATCTATGTCGGCGGTTTTGCCAAGATCCTGGCGCCCAACTGGCGCGTCGGCTTCCTGGCCGCGCCGCCCGACTTGGTAGAGCGCCTGCTCGACACCAAGATGCTGGCCACCCTCACCACGCCCTCATTGCTGGAGAAGGCGCTGGCCATCTGCATAGAGCAGGGCCAACTGCGCCGCCACGCCGAGCGCGTGCGCGCCCGCCTGGAGCTGGCCCGCAGCCGCAGCGTCAAGCTGGCGCAGGCGGCGGGCTGCAGCTTCGTCGCCGAGCCCATGGGCGTCTTTGGCTGGGTCGACACCGGTGTCGACACCGACGTGCTGGCCCAGCGCATGCTGGACGACGGCTGGCTGCTGGCCCCCGGTGCCCTGTTCAACGCCACGCGCCAGCCCAGCACGCTGATGCGCATCAATTTTGCGAACACGCAGGACGCTACTTTTTGGCGGGCGTTTGAGCGGATGCGGGATGCGATGCGGGGGTGA
- a CDS encoding YceI family protein, translating to MHKILALIPFLALAGAHAAPVRYGLDPEHSFPSFEVDHMGLSVWRGRFNKTSGSVLLDAAAQRGSVDIAIDTASVDFGLEAMNEKVRAAAILDVEKFPTATYRGSFANFAGGMPRELRGELTLHGVTKPVRLQIVSFKCIKEHPVHKRETCGADARGSFNRGDFGIGFGLDMGFKPVVHLRIQVEALQGADAGPGATESVTQ from the coding sequence TTGCACAAGATCCTTGCCCTGATCCCATTTCTTGCCCTGGCCGGCGCCCATGCGGCGCCGGTGCGCTATGGGCTTGACCCGGAGCACAGCTTCCCCAGCTTCGAGGTCGACCACATGGGCCTGTCGGTGTGGCGCGGCCGGTTCAACAAGACCAGCGGCAGCGTGCTGCTGGATGCGGCGGCGCAGCGCGGCTCGGTGGATATCGCCATCGACACGGCCTCTGTCGACTTTGGCCTTGAGGCCATGAACGAAAAGGTGCGCGCCGCCGCCATCCTGGACGTGGAGAAATTCCCCACCGCCACCTACCGTGGCAGCTTTGCCAACTTTGCCGGCGGCATGCCGCGCGAGCTGCGTGGCGAGCTGACGCTGCACGGCGTGACCAAGCCGGTGCGGCTGCAGATCGTGAGCTTCAAGTGCATCAAGGAGCACCCGGTCCACAAGCGTGAAACCTGCGGTGCCGATGCGCGCGGCAGCTTCAACCGGGGTGACTTTGGTATCGGCTTTGGGCTGGACATGGGCTTCAAGCCGGTGGTGCACCTGCGCATTCAGGTAGAGGCACTGCAAGGTGCGGACGCGGGGCCGGGCGCAACCGAGAGCGTCACGCAATAG
- a CDS encoding LysE family translocator translates to MPTLNDFLLFSAAALVLVLTPGPNMVYCVSRSLCQGRSAGLVSLIGVLAGFVFHLLAAAFGLTALLMAVPMAFEVIRAAGAAYLLWMAWQAVRPGGTNPFVARALPPESPATLVRMGFLTNVLNPKVAVFYLSFFPQFLHPERGDVLQQSLALGLVQITISGTVNALLVLGAASIGGFLNGRPSWLRVQRWLMGGVLAALALRLLWTDRR, encoded by the coding sequence ATGCCCACGCTGAACGACTTCCTGCTGTTCTCCGCCGCCGCCCTGGTGCTGGTGCTGACCCCCGGCCCCAACATGGTGTACTGCGTATCGCGCAGCCTGTGCCAGGGCCGCAGCGCCGGGCTGGTGTCGCTGATTGGCGTGCTGGCGGGCTTTGTCTTCCATTTGCTGGCGGCGGCCTTTGGCCTGACGGCGCTGCTGATGGCCGTGCCCATGGCCTTCGAGGTGATACGCGCTGCCGGTGCGGCCTATCTGTTGTGGATGGCCTGGCAGGCAGTACGCCCTGGCGGCACAAACCCGTTCGTGGCGCGCGCGCTGCCGCCAGAGTCGCCGGCCACGCTGGTGCGCATGGGCTTTCTGACCAATGTGCTGAACCCCAAGGTGGCGGTGTTCTACCTGTCCTTCTTCCCGCAGTTTCTGCACCCCGAGCGCGGTGACGTGCTGCAGCAAAGCCTGGCGCTGGGCCTGGTGCAGATCACCATCAGCGGCACGGTCAACGCGCTGCTGGTGCTGGGCGCGGCAAGCATTGGCGGCTTCCTGAACGGGCGCCCGAGCTGGCTGCGCGTGCAGCGCTGGCTGATGGGCGGCGTGCTGGCGGCGCTGGCGCTGCGGCTGCTGTGGACGGATCGCCGCTGA
- a CDS encoding LysE family translocator: MNWQEFTALLVLATAMSFSPGPNTTLSTALAANGGLPRAMRFVVAVPIGWTLLLVLCAAGLGALVVAVPPLRLAIKALGIGYLLWLAYKLSGSATLGRADSAKLSIGFGQGVMLQFVNIKAWLLALTLVAGWIAGQPDALGRFAIVAPVMLFYAFVSNFTYALVGALLREWLAKGARLLWFNRAMGLVLVLTAWWMVSV, translated from the coding sequence ATGAACTGGCAAGAATTCACCGCGCTGCTGGTGCTGGCCACGGCGATGAGTTTTTCGCCCGGGCCCAACACCACGCTCTCCACAGCCCTGGCGGCCAACGGCGGCCTGCCGCGCGCCATGCGCTTTGTGGTGGCGGTGCCGATCGGCTGGACGCTGCTGCTGGTGCTGTGCGCCGCCGGCCTGGGCGCGCTGGTGGTGGCGGTGCCGCCGCTGCGCTTGGCGATCAAGGCGCTGGGCATTGGCTACCTGCTGTGGCTGGCCTACAAGCTCAGCGGTAGCGCCACGCTGGGCCGCGCCGACAGCGCCAAGCTCAGCATCGGCTTTGGCCAAGGCGTGATGCTGCAGTTCGTCAACATCAAGGCCTGGCTGCTGGCGCTCACGCTGGTGGCGGGCTGGATCGCGGGGCAGCCCGATGCGCTAGGCCGCTTTGCCATCGTGGCGCCGGTGATGCTGTTCTATGCCTTCGTCAGCAACTTCACCTATGCGCTGGTGGGCGCGCTGCTGCGTGAATGGCTGGCCAAAGGCGCGCGGCTGCTGTGGTTCAACCGCGCGATGGGCCTGGTGCTGGTGCTCACGGCCTGGTGGATGGTGAGCGTATGA
- a CDS encoding PLP-dependent aminotransferase family protein, producing the protein MNWKLAARAAKMNPSVLREILKVTERPGIISLAGGLPSPKTFPIQAFADACAEVLHNDGQAALQYAASEGYAPLRQAVADMLPWDVDASQVLITTGSQQGLDLVAKVLIDPGSKVLVETPTYLGALQAFGPMEPNPVSVASDDDGVIVDDLVAKAKDARFVYLLPNFQNPTGRTMTEERRAAVSAAAAAANLPIIEDNPYGELWFDEAPPLPLTARNPEGCIYLGSFSKVLAPGLRLGFLVAPKAIYPKLLQAKQAVDLHTPIFTQRMVSAVMKDGFLDRHVPTIRALYKRQRDAMITALKREMAGLDVQFNAPKGGMFLWARLPEGIDTVTLLPKAVERNVAFVPGAPFYAGEGDPRTLRLSFVTASVEEIDIAIAALAQTLREELALLGDKKLAVAQV; encoded by the coding sequence ATGAACTGGAAACTCGCCGCCCGCGCCGCCAAGATGAATCCTTCGGTGCTGCGTGAAATCCTCAAGGTCACCGAACGCCCCGGCATCATCAGCCTGGCCGGCGGCCTGCCCTCGCCCAAGACCTTCCCGATCCAGGCCTTTGCTGATGCCTGCGCCGAAGTGCTGCACAACGACGGCCAGGCCGCGCTGCAATATGCCGCCAGCGAAGGCTATGCGCCGCTGCGCCAGGCCGTGGCCGACATGCTGCCGTGGGACGTCGACGCCTCCCAGGTGCTGATCACCACCGGCTCGCAGCAGGGCCTGGACCTGGTGGCCAAGGTGCTGATCGACCCGGGCAGCAAGGTGCTGGTGGAGACGCCCACCTACCTCGGCGCGCTGCAGGCCTTCGGCCCGATGGAGCCGAACCCGGTGAGCGTGGCCAGCGACGACGACGGCGTGATCGTCGATGACCTGGTCGCCAAGGCCAAGGACGCGCGCTTTGTCTACCTGCTGCCCAACTTCCAGAACCCCACCGGCCGCACCATGACTGAGGAGCGCCGCGCCGCCGTGTCGGCCGCCGCTGCCGCCGCCAACCTGCCGATCATCGAAGACAACCCCTACGGCGAGCTCTGGTTCGACGAAGCCCCGCCGCTGCCGCTGACCGCGCGCAACCCCGAAGGCTGCATCTACCTGGGCTCGTTCTCGAAGGTGCTGGCACCGGGCCTGCGCCTGGGCTTCCTGGTGGCGCCCAAGGCCATCTACCCGAAGCTGCTGCAGGCCAAGCAGGCGGTGGATCTGCACACGCCGATCTTCACGCAGCGCATGGTGTCGGCGGTAATGAAGGATGGCTTCCTGGACCGCCACGTGCCCACCATCCGCGCGCTGTACAAGCGCCAGCGCGACGCCATGATCACCGCGCTCAAGCGCGAGATGGCGGGCCTGGACGTGCAGTTCAACGCGCCCAAGGGCGGCATGTTCCTGTGGGCGCGGCTGCCCGAGGGCATAGACACCGTGACGCTGCTGCCCAAGGCCGTTGAGCGCAACGTGGCCTTCGTTCCCGGCGCGCCCTTCTACGCCGGCGAGGGCGACCCGCGCACGCTGCGCCTGTCCTTTGTGACCGCCAGCGTGGAAGAGATCGACATCGCCATCGCCGCGCTGGCGCAGACGCTGCGCGAAGAACTCGCGCTGCTGGGCGACAAGAAGCTGGCCGTCGCACAGGTCTGA
- a CDS encoding LysE family translocator produces the protein MIGLATLSLFLLAVLALFLSPGPNMAFVLSHGVAHGPRGGFAAAIGISAADLVHTLFAATGVTALVAAWPPSFDLLRYAGALYLLWLAAQALRSKGGLRVGAARPAGFARIVRMALLNNLVNPKALLFFMVFLPQFVDPARGSVPLQLVQLGVLLSIAALAFNTLLGACSGQVGRWLQRRPGAEKFQRTLLALVMIGLALRLLLLDRPSAPVSMLSTPGR, from the coding sequence GTGATCGGCCTTGCAACGCTGTCGCTCTTCCTGCTCGCGGTTCTGGCGCTGTTCCTTTCGCCCGGCCCGAACATGGCTTTCGTGCTCTCGCACGGCGTGGCGCACGGCCCGCGCGGCGGCTTTGCGGCGGCCATCGGCATCTCGGCGGCCGACCTGGTGCATACGTTGTTTGCCGCCACCGGCGTGACCGCGCTGGTGGCGGCGTGGCCACCCTCTTTCGATCTGCTGCGCTATGCGGGCGCGCTGTACCTGCTGTGGCTGGCCGCACAGGCGCTGCGCAGCAAAGGCGGCTTGCGCGTGGGTGCCGCCAGGCCCGCCGGCTTTGCACGCATCGTGCGCATGGCGCTGCTGAACAACCTGGTCAACCCGAAGGCCTTGCTGTTCTTCATGGTCTTCCTGCCGCAGTTTGTGGACCCGGCGCGTGGCAGCGTGCCGCTGCAACTGGTGCAGTTGGGCGTGCTGCTGTCCATCGCCGCGCTGGCCTTCAACACCTTGCTGGGCGCCTGCAGCGGCCAGGTCGGGCGCTGGCTGCAACGCCGCCCCGGCGCCGAGAAGTTCCAGCGCACGCTGCTGGCGCTGGTGATGATCGGCCTGGCGCTGCGCCTGCTGCTGCTTGACCGCCCATCGGCCCCCGTTTCCATGCTCTCCACACCAGGACGCTAA
- a CDS encoding PhzF family phenazine biosynthesis protein, giving the protein MKSRPFQQVDVFTATPYRGNPLAVVLDGSGLDDATMQRFAAWTNLSETTFLLPPTTPAADYRVRIFTPGGELPFAGHPTLGSCHVWLAAGGQPRQAGEVVQESAVGLVRIRRSGTRLAFAAPPLRRTDPAPARLAQVARALGLKPQEIRAAQLLDNGPVWLALLVDNPQTVLALSPDHARLRELDAKVGVVHLDASKAGIDPATPALLVRAFAAPIGVAEDPVTGSLNASLAQWLIGAGLVSGRYVASQGECLGRAGRVFIEQDTDGTTWVGGDVAPCIAGAVLL; this is encoded by the coding sequence ATGAAATCCCGCCCCTTCCAGCAAGTCGACGTCTTCACCGCTACGCCCTACCGGGGCAACCCGCTCGCGGTCGTGCTCGACGGCAGCGGCCTTGACGATGCCACCATGCAGCGCTTCGCGGCCTGGACCAATCTGTCGGAAACCACCTTCCTGCTGCCGCCCACGACGCCGGCCGCCGACTACCGCGTGCGCATCTTCACGCCCGGTGGCGAGCTGCCCTTTGCCGGCCACCCGACGCTGGGCAGCTGCCATGTCTGGCTGGCTGCCGGCGGCCAGCCGCGCCAGGCCGGCGAGGTGGTGCAAGAGAGCGCCGTGGGCCTGGTGCGCATACGCCGCAGCGGTACGCGCCTGGCCTTTGCCGCGCCGCCGCTGCGCCGCACCGACCCGGCCCCGGCACGGCTGGCCCAGGTGGCGCGCGCGCTCGGCCTGAAGCCGCAAGAGATCCGCGCCGCCCAGTTGCTGGACAACGGCCCGGTCTGGCTGGCGCTGCTGGTGGACAACCCGCAGACCGTGCTGGCGCTGTCGCCCGACCACGCGCGGCTGCGCGAGCTGGACGCCAAGGTCGGCGTGGTGCACCTGGATGCCAGCAAGGCCGGCATCGACCCGGCCACGCCCGCGCTGCTGGTGCGTGCCTTTGCCGCGCCCATAGGCGTGGCCGAAGACCCTGTCACCGGCAGCCTCAACGCCTCGCTTGCGCAATGGCTGATCGGCGCCGGCCTGGTGTCGGGCCGCTATGTGGCGTCGCAAGGCGAATGCCTGGGCCGCGCCGGCCGCGTCTTCATCGAGCAGGACACAGACGGCACGACCTGGGTCGGCGGTGACGTCGCGCCCTGCATCGCTGGCGCCGTATTGCTCTAG
- the hppD gene encoding 4-hydroxyphenylpyruvate dioxygenase, which translates to MADLFENPMGLMGFEFVEFASPTANLLEPIFKLLGFTEVARHRSKDVSLYRQGDINFIVNREPHSPAAYFAAEHGPSACGLAFRVRDSHQAYKRALELGAQPVEVHTGPMELRLPAIKGIGGAPLYLIDRFEEGKSIYDIDFEFLPGVDRKPRGHGFSVVDHLTHNVYRGRMAYWAGFYEKFFNFREIRYFDIQGEYTGLTSKAMSAPDGQIRIPLNEEARQGGGQIEEFLMQFNGEGIQHIALLTDDLLGAVDQLGLAGVSLATAPNDVYYAQVEKRLPGHGENVAELQARGILLDGTTAGGTPRLLLQIFSTPMLGPVFFEFIQRKGDYRDGFGEGNFKALFESLERDQIERGVLQAA; encoded by the coding sequence ATGGCCGACCTTTTCGAGAACCCGATGGGCCTGATGGGATTCGAGTTCGTTGAGTTCGCATCGCCCACCGCCAACCTGCTGGAGCCGATCTTCAAGCTGCTCGGCTTTACCGAGGTGGCGCGGCACCGCTCCAAGGACGTGTCGCTGTACCGCCAGGGCGATATCAACTTCATCGTCAACCGCGAGCCGCACAGCCCCGCAGCCTACTTCGCGGCCGAGCACGGCCCCTCGGCCTGCGGCCTGGCCTTTCGGGTGCGCGATTCGCACCAGGCCTACAAGCGCGCGCTGGAGCTGGGCGCGCAGCCGGTGGAGGTGCACACCGGCCCGATGGAGCTGCGCCTGCCGGCGATCAAGGGCATTGGCGGCGCGCCGCTCTACCTGATCGACCGCTTCGAGGAAGGCAAGTCGATCTACGACATCGACTTCGAGTTTTTGCCGGGCGTGGACCGCAAACCGCGTGGCCACGGCTTTAGCGTGGTGGACCACCTCACGCACAACGTCTACCGCGGCCGCATGGCCTATTGGGCCGGCTTCTACGAGAAGTTCTTCAACTTCCGCGAGATCCGCTACTTCGATATTCAGGGTGAATACACCGGCCTGACCTCCAAGGCCATGAGCGCCCCCGACGGCCAGATCCGCATCCCGCTCAACGAGGAGGCGCGCCAGGGTGGCGGCCAGATCGAGGAATTCCTCATGCAGTTCAATGGCGAGGGCATCCAGCACATCGCCCTTCTCACCGACGACCTGCTGGGCGCGGTAGACCAACTGGGCCTGGCCGGCGTGTCGCTGGCCACGGCGCCCAATGACGTCTATTACGCCCAGGTCGAAAAGCGCCTGCCCGGCCACGGCGAGAACGTGGCCGAGCTGCAGGCGCGCGGCATCCTGCTTGACGGCACCACCGCTGGTGGCACGCCGCGCCTGCTGCTGCAGATCTTCTCCACGCCGATGCTGGGCCCGGTCTTCTTCGAGTTCATCCAGCGCAAGGGCGACTACCGCGACGGCTTTGGCGAGGGCAACTTCAAGGCGCTGTTCGAGTCGTTGGAGCGCGACCAGATCGAGCGCGGCGTGCTGCAGGCCGCGTAA
- a CDS encoding histidine phosphatase family protein, whose product MGTLHLVRHAQASFGSDDYDRLSPLGHQQARQLGAYWQARGQTFEAAITGTLRRHRETLQGIAEGLQWQPTPLELPGLNEYDGDAVIATVHPEPLPPAITPEDYRHHFRLLREGLARWMDGSAQPAGMPSYPDFVAGIVAALDHVRTQYSGHVLMVSSGGPISTVVGQVLGTPPATTIELNLRIRNSAVSEFAFTPKRHMLVTYNTLPHLDAAEFRDWLTYA is encoded by the coding sequence ATGGGAACACTCCACCTCGTGCGCCATGCGCAAGCCTCTTTCGGCAGCGACGACTACGACCGGCTCAGCCCGCTCGGCCACCAGCAGGCGCGGCAGCTAGGCGCGTACTGGCAGGCCCGGGGCCAGACCTTCGAGGCCGCCATCACCGGCACGCTGCGGCGCCACCGCGAAACCCTGCAGGGCATCGCCGAAGGCCTGCAATGGCAGCCCACGCCGCTGGAGCTGCCCGGCCTGAATGAGTACGACGGCGATGCCGTGATCGCCACGGTGCACCCCGAGCCGCTGCCGCCCGCCATCACGCCGGAGGACTACCGGCACCACTTCCGCCTGCTGCGCGAAGGCCTGGCGCGTTGGATGGATGGCAGCGCCCAACCGGCCGGCATGCCCAGCTACCCGGACTTTGTCGCCGGCATCGTCGCCGCGCTGGACCATGTGCGCACGCAGTACAGCGGCCATGTGCTGATGGTGTCCAGCGGCGGCCCGATCTCCACCGTGGTCGGCCAGGTGCTGGGCACGCCGCCGGCCACCACCATCGAGCTGAACCTGCGCATACGCAACAGCGCGGTGAGCGAATTCGCCTTCACGCCCAAGCGGCACATGCTGGTCACCTACAACACGCTGCCGCACCTGGATGCGGCCGAGTTTCGGGACTGGCTGACCTACGCCTGA
- a CDS encoding DMT family transporter, with protein MKLDIKDETLGMWLGVVGVALFAITLPMTRLATGTQAAPQLSPWFVTLGRAALAGVLSAVFLLATRSPRPAPHQWKPLGIAVLGNVIGFPLLLGYALRVVTASHAAVVTALLPLATAAVAAWVLHQRARLGFWLCAIAGSLLVVLFSVLRAHQGGHGFGFEWADLLLVGAVIAASFGYIYGAQVTPSLGAERVICWVCVMALPVTLPATLAMWPQQPIAASAWVGFVYVGMFSMWIGFFAWYRGLALGGALRVSQTQLLQPFLSILVSIPLLGEPLDVVTLGFAIAVVATVVVGKRLSQPASAAAPKIPAGTVCTASLRRP; from the coding sequence ATGAAGCTCGACATCAAGGACGAGACGCTGGGCATGTGGCTGGGCGTGGTCGGTGTCGCGCTGTTCGCCATCACGCTGCCAATGACGCGGCTGGCCACCGGCACGCAGGCCGCGCCGCAGTTGTCGCCGTGGTTCGTCACGCTCGGGCGCGCGGCGCTGGCGGGCGTGTTGTCGGCCGTCTTCCTGCTGGCCACGCGCTCGCCACGGCCGGCGCCGCACCAATGGAAGCCGCTGGGCATCGCGGTGCTGGGCAACGTCATCGGCTTTCCGCTGCTGCTGGGCTATGCGCTGCGCGTGGTCACGGCCAGCCATGCGGCGGTGGTGACGGCCCTGCTGCCGCTGGCCACGGCTGCCGTTGCGGCCTGGGTGCTGCACCAGCGCGCGCGGCTGGGCTTCTGGCTCTGCGCCATTGCGGGCAGCTTGCTGGTGGTGCTGTTCTCGGTGCTGCGCGCGCACCAGGGCGGGCACGGCTTTGGCTTCGAATGGGCCGACCTGCTGCTGGTCGGGGCGGTGATTGCCGCGTCCTTTGGCTATATCTACGGCGCGCAGGTCACGCCTTCCTTGGGTGCCGAGCGCGTGATTTGCTGGGTCTGCGTGATGGCGCTGCCCGTCACGCTGCCGGCCACGCTGGCCATGTGGCCGCAGCAGCCCATTGCCGCGTCGGCCTGGGTCGGCTTTGTCTACGTCGGCATGTTCTCGATGTGGATCGGCTTCTTTGCCTGGTACCGCGGCCTGGCCCTGGGCGGCGCCTTGCGTGTGAGCCAGACGCAATTGCTGCAGCCGTTTCTGTCCATTCTTGTGTCGATCCCGCTGCTGGGCGAACCACTCGACGTGGTGACGCTGGGCTTTGCCATCGCCGTGGTGGCCACGGTGGTCGTTGGCAAACGGCTGTCGCAACCAGCAAGCGCCGCCGCACCGAAAATACCCGCTGGCACTGTCTGCACGGCCAGCCTGCGCAGGCCCTGA